From a region of the Tursiops truncatus isolate mTurTru1 chromosome 2, mTurTru1.mat.Y, whole genome shotgun sequence genome:
- the THNSL1 gene encoding threonine synthase-like 1 isoform X1 codes for MGQSQFLGWLAQKSEKRMLHFNRCQHLKQIAQKCFSSTHVKTDKRAQLFLSRTFALAELRKSWHSIYSLVGDKNIILMGPPGAGKTTVARIIGQKLGCCVIDVDDDILEKTWNMSVSEKLQDVGNEQFLEEEGKAVLNFSASGSVISLTGSNPMHDASMRHLKKNGIIVYLDVPPIDIVSRLKLMKIDRIVGQNSGTSMKDLLKFRRQYYKKWYDTRVLCENGASPEEVADKVLNAVKRYQDVDSETFISTRHIWPKDCEQKVPTKFFSEAVTEGLAPDGGLFVPEKEFPKLNFGEWKSLVGATYVERAQILLEKCIHPADIPASRLGEMIETAYGENFACSKIAPVRHLSGNQFILELFHGPTGSFKDLSLQLMPHLFAHCIPPSCNYMILVATSGDTGSAVLNGFSRLSKKDKQRIAVATFFPEDGVSDFQKAQIIGSQNENGWAVGVKSDFDFCQTSIKRIFQDSDFTGFLTVEYGTVLSSANSINWGRLLPQVVYHASAYLDLVSQGFISFGSPVDVCIPTGNFGNILAAVYAKTMGIPIRKFICASNQNHVLTDFIKTGHYDLRERKLAQTFSPAIDILKSSNLERHLHLMANKDGQLMTRLFNQLEEQHHFQIEKILVEKIQQDFVADWCSEGECLAAIHSTYNTSGYILDPHTAVAKVVADRMQDKTCPVIVSSTAHYSKFAPAIMQALKIKEISQTSSSQVYLLSSYNALPPPHEALLERTKQQEKMGCQVCAADVNVLKSHVEKLAQNHFI; via the exons ATG GGCCAAAGCCAGTTTTTAGGTTGGCTTGCGcagaaaagtgaaaagagaatGCTCCACTTTAACCGATGTCAGCACCTGAAACAAATAGCTCAGAAATGCTTTTCTAGTACACATGTGAAAACGGATAAACGTGCACAGCTATTTCTTTCAAGAACCTTTGCACTTGCAGAATTAAGGAAGTCATGGCACTCAATCTACTCTCTTGTTGGAGACAAAAATATTATCCTGATGGGACCACCcggtgctgggaaaacaacaGTAGCCAGAATAATAGGTCAGAAACTAGGTTGTTGTGTCATAGATGTGGATGATGATATCCTTGAAAAAACCTGGAATATGAGTGTGTCTGAAAAATTGCAGGATGTTGGTAATGAGCAATttttagaagaggaaggaaaagctgTGTTAAACTTCTCTGCATCTGGAAGTGTGATTTCCCTTACTGGGTCCAATCCAATGCATGATGCTAGCATGCGGCATctgaagaaaaatggaataattgTTTATCTGGATGTACCTCCAATAGATATAGTTAGTCgtctaaaattaatgaaaatagatAGGATTGTAGGTCAGAATTCTGGAACATCTATGAAAGACTTACTTAAGTTTAGAAGACAGTATTATAAGAAGTGGTACGATACTCGTGTTTTATGTGAAAATGGGGCTTCCCCGGAGGAGGTAGCTGACAAAGTGCTGAATGCAGTTAAAAGATACCAAGATGTGGACTCAGAAACATTCATTTCCACAAGACACATTTGGCCTAAAGACTGTGAACAGAAGGTCCCAACAAAATTCTTCAGTGAAGCTGTGACTGAGGGGTTAGCTCCTGACGGTGGACTTTTTGTTCCTGAGAAGGAGTTTCCAAAATTAAACTTTGGGGAGTGGAAAAGCCTCGTAGGAGCAACGTACGTAGAAAGAGCACAAATACTCTTAGAAAAATGTATACATCCTGCTGACATACCTGCTTCCAGGTTGGGAGAAATGATTGAAACTGCTTATGGGGAAAACTTTGCCTGCTCAAAAATTGCCCCTGTCAGGCACCTGTCAGGCAACCAGTTCATCCTGGAGTTGTTCCATGGACCAACGGGATCATTTAAAGATTTGTCTTTACAGCTCATGCCCCATCTTTTTGCACACTGTATTCCACCAAGTTGTAATTACATGATACTTGTAGCCACCTCAGGAGACACCGGGAGTGCAGTCTTAAATGGCTTTAGTCGTCTTAGTAAGAAGGACAAGCAAAGAATAGCTGTGGCCACATTTTTTCCTGAGGATGGAGTAAGTGATTTTCAAAAAGCACAAATAATTGGCAGTCAGAACGAAAATGGATGGGCAGTAGGTGTCAAGTCAGATTTTGATTTTTGCCAGACATCTATAAAAAGGATTTTTCAGGATTCTGATTTTACTGGCTTTCTTACTGTGGAATATGGAACAGTGTTAAGTTCAGCTAATTCCATAAACTGGGGCCGACTGCTTCCCCAAGTAGTTTATCATGCTTCTGCATACCTTGATCTCGTTAGCCAaggatttatttcttttggaaGCCCAGTCGATGTGTGTATTCCCACAGGAAACTTTGGTAACATTTTAGCAGCAGTGTATGCCAAAACCATGGGAATCCCTATTCGAAAATTTATTTGTGCTTCTAATCAGAACCATGTTTTGACTGATTTTATAAAAACAGGACATTATGATCTAAGGGAAAGAAAATTAGCACAAACCTTTTCACCAGCAATTGATATTCTCAAATCTTCAAACCTGGAGCGACATTTACACTTGATGGCTAATAAAGATGGACAATTAATGACAAGATTATTTAATCAATTAGAAGAGCAGCATCACTTCCAGATAGAAAAGATTCTAGTTGAGAAAATTCAGCAGGATTTTGTAGCTGACTGGTGCTCTGAGGGAGAGTGCCTAGCAGCTATTCACTCTACCTACAATACTTCCGGGTATATTTTGGATCCACACACTGCTGTTGCAAAAGTAGTTGCAGACAGAATGCAAGATAAAACCTGCCCAGTGATCGTCTCATCTACAGCTCATTACTCAAAGTTTGCACCTGCTATCATGCAGGCTTTAAAGATCAAAGAAATCAGTCAGACTTCGTCAAGTCAGGTTTATTTACTGAGTTCATACAATGCATTACCTCCACCTCATGAGGCTTTATTGGAGAGAACAAAACAGCAAGAGAAGATGGGGTGCCAGGTCTGTGCAGCTGATGTGAATGTCCTGAAGAGTCACGTGGAAAAACTAGCACAAAATCACTTCATATAG
- the THNSL1 gene encoding threonine synthase-like 1 isoform X2 has product MLHFNRCQHLKQIAQKCFSSTHVKTDKRAQLFLSRTFALAELRKSWHSIYSLVGDKNIILMGPPGAGKTTVARIIGQKLGCCVIDVDDDILEKTWNMSVSEKLQDVGNEQFLEEEGKAVLNFSASGSVISLTGSNPMHDASMRHLKKNGIIVYLDVPPIDIVSRLKLMKIDRIVGQNSGTSMKDLLKFRRQYYKKWYDTRVLCENGASPEEVADKVLNAVKRYQDVDSETFISTRHIWPKDCEQKVPTKFFSEAVTEGLAPDGGLFVPEKEFPKLNFGEWKSLVGATYVERAQILLEKCIHPADIPASRLGEMIETAYGENFACSKIAPVRHLSGNQFILELFHGPTGSFKDLSLQLMPHLFAHCIPPSCNYMILVATSGDTGSAVLNGFSRLSKKDKQRIAVATFFPEDGVSDFQKAQIIGSQNENGWAVGVKSDFDFCQTSIKRIFQDSDFTGFLTVEYGTVLSSANSINWGRLLPQVVYHASAYLDLVSQGFISFGSPVDVCIPTGNFGNILAAVYAKTMGIPIRKFICASNQNHVLTDFIKTGHYDLRERKLAQTFSPAIDILKSSNLERHLHLMANKDGQLMTRLFNQLEEQHHFQIEKILVEKIQQDFVADWCSEGECLAAIHSTYNTSGYILDPHTAVAKVVADRMQDKTCPVIVSSTAHYSKFAPAIMQALKIKEISQTSSSQVYLLSSYNALPPPHEALLERTKQQEKMGCQVCAADVNVLKSHVEKLAQNHFI; this is encoded by the coding sequence atGCTCCACTTTAACCGATGTCAGCACCTGAAACAAATAGCTCAGAAATGCTTTTCTAGTACACATGTGAAAACGGATAAACGTGCACAGCTATTTCTTTCAAGAACCTTTGCACTTGCAGAATTAAGGAAGTCATGGCACTCAATCTACTCTCTTGTTGGAGACAAAAATATTATCCTGATGGGACCACCcggtgctgggaaaacaacaGTAGCCAGAATAATAGGTCAGAAACTAGGTTGTTGTGTCATAGATGTGGATGATGATATCCTTGAAAAAACCTGGAATATGAGTGTGTCTGAAAAATTGCAGGATGTTGGTAATGAGCAATttttagaagaggaaggaaaagctgTGTTAAACTTCTCTGCATCTGGAAGTGTGATTTCCCTTACTGGGTCCAATCCAATGCATGATGCTAGCATGCGGCATctgaagaaaaatggaataattgTTTATCTGGATGTACCTCCAATAGATATAGTTAGTCgtctaaaattaatgaaaatagatAGGATTGTAGGTCAGAATTCTGGAACATCTATGAAAGACTTACTTAAGTTTAGAAGACAGTATTATAAGAAGTGGTACGATACTCGTGTTTTATGTGAAAATGGGGCTTCCCCGGAGGAGGTAGCTGACAAAGTGCTGAATGCAGTTAAAAGATACCAAGATGTGGACTCAGAAACATTCATTTCCACAAGACACATTTGGCCTAAAGACTGTGAACAGAAGGTCCCAACAAAATTCTTCAGTGAAGCTGTGACTGAGGGGTTAGCTCCTGACGGTGGACTTTTTGTTCCTGAGAAGGAGTTTCCAAAATTAAACTTTGGGGAGTGGAAAAGCCTCGTAGGAGCAACGTACGTAGAAAGAGCACAAATACTCTTAGAAAAATGTATACATCCTGCTGACATACCTGCTTCCAGGTTGGGAGAAATGATTGAAACTGCTTATGGGGAAAACTTTGCCTGCTCAAAAATTGCCCCTGTCAGGCACCTGTCAGGCAACCAGTTCATCCTGGAGTTGTTCCATGGACCAACGGGATCATTTAAAGATTTGTCTTTACAGCTCATGCCCCATCTTTTTGCACACTGTATTCCACCAAGTTGTAATTACATGATACTTGTAGCCACCTCAGGAGACACCGGGAGTGCAGTCTTAAATGGCTTTAGTCGTCTTAGTAAGAAGGACAAGCAAAGAATAGCTGTGGCCACATTTTTTCCTGAGGATGGAGTAAGTGATTTTCAAAAAGCACAAATAATTGGCAGTCAGAACGAAAATGGATGGGCAGTAGGTGTCAAGTCAGATTTTGATTTTTGCCAGACATCTATAAAAAGGATTTTTCAGGATTCTGATTTTACTGGCTTTCTTACTGTGGAATATGGAACAGTGTTAAGTTCAGCTAATTCCATAAACTGGGGCCGACTGCTTCCCCAAGTAGTTTATCATGCTTCTGCATACCTTGATCTCGTTAGCCAaggatttatttcttttggaaGCCCAGTCGATGTGTGTATTCCCACAGGAAACTTTGGTAACATTTTAGCAGCAGTGTATGCCAAAACCATGGGAATCCCTATTCGAAAATTTATTTGTGCTTCTAATCAGAACCATGTTTTGACTGATTTTATAAAAACAGGACATTATGATCTAAGGGAAAGAAAATTAGCACAAACCTTTTCACCAGCAATTGATATTCTCAAATCTTCAAACCTGGAGCGACATTTACACTTGATGGCTAATAAAGATGGACAATTAATGACAAGATTATTTAATCAATTAGAAGAGCAGCATCACTTCCAGATAGAAAAGATTCTAGTTGAGAAAATTCAGCAGGATTTTGTAGCTGACTGGTGCTCTGAGGGAGAGTGCCTAGCAGCTATTCACTCTACCTACAATACTTCCGGGTATATTTTGGATCCACACACTGCTGTTGCAAAAGTAGTTGCAGACAGAATGCAAGATAAAACCTGCCCAGTGATCGTCTCATCTACAGCTCATTACTCAAAGTTTGCACCTGCTATCATGCAGGCTTTAAAGATCAAAGAAATCAGTCAGACTTCGTCAAGTCAGGTTTATTTACTGAGTTCATACAATGCATTACCTCCACCTCATGAGGCTTTATTGGAGAGAACAAAACAGCAAGAGAAGATGGGGTGCCAGGTCTGTGCAGCTGATGTGAATGTCCTGAAGAGTCACGTGGAAAAACTAGCACAAAATCACTTCATATAG